A part of Dreissena polymorpha isolate Duluth1 chromosome 13, UMN_Dpol_1.0, whole genome shotgun sequence genomic DNA contains:
- the LOC127854613 gene encoding uncharacterized protein LOC127854613 has protein sequence MSQPVSPFQYQKLLAFGFRPSTLFLDPDCVYDATCHRACCMHAPRSRKESPQKPDAPSGIAARGAVDPQIDNIDWIAPSLHMRSDNIDRIAPSLHMHSDNIDRIAPSLHMCNDNIDRIAPILHMRSDTPPSLPNAAVFSFRNNANVSQSKIKNG, from the exons ATGTCA CAGCCAGTCAGTCCTTTCCAATACCAGAAGTTACTCGCTTTTGGTTTCCGGCCCAGTACCCTCTTTCTGGACCCGGACTGCGTGTATGATGCCACCTGCCACCGCGCCTGTTGTATGCATGCACCGCGATCCCGGAAGGAGAGCCCACAGAAACCGGACGCACCTAGCGGGATCGCGGCACGGGGCGCTGTTGATCCTCAGAT tgacaacatcgattggatcgccccaagtctgcacatgcgcagtgacaacatcgaccggatcgccccaagtctgcacatgcacagtgacaacatcgaccggatcgccccaagtctgcacatgtgcaatgacaacatcgaccggatcgccccgattctgcacatgcgcagtgacacacCACCCAGTCTTCCGAACGCCGCAGTTTTCAGTTTCCGGAACAACGCAAACGTGTCCCAGTCGAAGATAAAAAATGGTTAA